The DNA sequence aattatagtattttatttttttcatattataattacTTAATGTTATTTTAGGAAACACTTAGCGGTGAAACCAAGTATAAATTAGTTAATAACAAcagaaaatatgttattaaaatataagttaattattatgaaatttaaaaaatgatttctatgttaatatttttgtatataaaatataatatttactattGTATATTACTTAATTATCTAAGTTGCCTAAATACAACTTGtaactaaaaaataatggaTTAGATGAAAGGGaattaaatcgaaataaaatgtAAGTTAGAAAAGCCAGTGGGGGCTtagtagaaaaaagaaaaacaaaataaatcttttattttaatctttttctacaattttaatctactaactaaaatatttaaacaataactaaaataaattgatgataGATTATAATGGTAATCTAATCTTTAAGGTAGAAAGGGTATAAACAAATCAAGGTTTAGTTTGAATAAAAACCTCAAATTCATGCCActtattttaacctaattaaataaacttgaataaaataattttccaacAACGTCTTAAAAATATACTATCCTGTCTAAATACTACATCTAAGAATACGTTTttcttagttttcatctttcgaCTCTGATCTTGGACAATTATTCTCATTTCTTCAACCATTACACATCAAAAATTTCTTTAATCCATTTTCAGTGTTGCTAGTGAattgtttgataaaattatcataacGTTGAATTAATATAaccttaaatttcaaaaataaattaaaattgagacCTGTTTGCTAAGTAACATGGATAAGAGACATCATAACAAAGCAAGGTTTGTAAAAGGTTAAAAATTCTATCTTGGTTCTctaaatgttataaaatattcaattaaatttataaaatttgtttggtggttcaattaattttttagtttttaaaattatttaatttggttatgTTCGTTATATTAAACTtagattataagaaaaaattacaatcaatttatcaaatataattgagtcatttttaaaaactataaaaaataaaattaaaccaaatagAAATTAAGAATCTAATTAAAACTTCTTATCAAAGTTAGAGAAGCAAAATAGGATTTTAATTTGGACGTTCCACCCTTCCACGCAACTTGACAAGTGAAACATTACCATTCAATCGTTACCGgttaaacaaattttcaaataccTGAAGAGGAAGAGCAATATCCAAATATTTCAAGAATATATATCATCTAAGTTTCAATCTTCGAGAAATTAAAGGGGGAACAATGTTAATAATGAGAAAACATGCAGACATAAAATTCCTAAACTACCACAGCCAGAAAGACGCGAGCGCCCCCAAAACAAGCCAAAACCCCGAAAAAGGTATTCAGGACAAGGGATAAAATCACAACATTGACACAATATcacaacaaacacaaacaaagaaCACCCCTCCAAGACACTACAGCTACTCCTCTTCCTGAACCTCATCTTCGTCTTCATATTCATAACCATCACCCTCATCATCCGCAGTTGCATCTTGGTATTGCTGGTACTCCGATACAAGGTCATTCATGTTGCTCTCAGCCTCAGTAAACTCCATTTCATCCATACCCTCTCCCGTGTACCAGTGCAAGAAAGCCTTTCTGCGGAACATAGCCGTGAATTGCTCACTCACCCTCCTGAACATTTCCTGGATAGATGTAGAATTCCCGATAAAGGTTGATGCCATTTTCAGCCCAGTTGGGGGGATATCACAAACAGTGGATTTCACATTGTTGGGGATCCACTCCACAAAGTAGGATGAGTTCTTGTTCTGGACATTAATCATCTGCTCGTCGACCTCCTTCGTGCTCATCTTACCACGGAACATTGCAGAAGCTGTCAAGTAACGACCATGGCGAGGATCAGCTGCACACATCATGTTCTTGGCATCCCACATTTGTTGGGTCAATTCGGGTACGGTGAGAGCCCTGTACTGTTGGGATCCACGGGAAGTGAGCGGGGCAAACCCTACCATGAAGAAATGCAGACGAGGGAAGGGAATGAGATTCACGGCGAGTTTGCGAAGATCCGAGTTGAGTTGTCCAGGGAATCGAAGACAACATGTTACACCACTCATGGTGGCAGAAATTAGGTGATTCAGATCTCCAACTGTTACACAACAATGACAAATACAAAAATGTCAATCATAAAAATCAGAGAACAGAGAAACCCTTTATGTAACACAacacataataataacaacagcAAATAGAATATGAAGTGAACTCACAGCTTGGAGTGGTGAGCTTAAGGGTACGGAAGCAGATGTCATAGAGAGCTTCGTTATCCAAAACCATGCATTCGTCTGCATTCTCAACGAGCTGGTGCACTGATAGAGTTGCATTGTATGGCTCAACAACAGTGTCAGAAACCTTAGGGGATGGGAACACGGAAAATGTGAGCATCATTCGATCAGGGTACTCTTCCCTGATCTTCGAGATCAAAAGTGTCCCCATTCCAGAACCAGTTCCACCACCGAGAGAGTGGCAAACCTGAAATCCTGATAATATACGCAACATACACTCTTAGCGACATAATCACCGAAAAATAGACAATCACCAAATTCTGGGCAAGACAAAAACTGCCAAAAATTACTTAACAACAAACAGTTAAATAAACTATACAGAGAACAACATCCACAGCTCACCATTAACTTCACTTTCAAAACATACTAAACAGTGTAAACAAAATTCTACCAATATTTACAACAATACGGGCAGTCAATTAAGCTAAGCATTATAATACTTacaaatcatcaaaacaaaAACGAGTTATCAGATTGAGATTCGTTCAACATACACACTAGCTTCACTCCTCAGTTGGAAATCAGAAATCACCGATTTTAACTCCGAAGAATACAACAACACTCAAACAAACACGAACCAAGAAATCAACAACAGAACATGAGAACATTATCAACTAAACAAAACCCTAAAAGAAGTTTGAGTAAGATTACCTTGAAGGCAGTCGCAGTTCTCCGCCTCCTTCCTGACAACATCAAGAACGGAGTCAATTAACTCAGCCCCCTCGGTATAGTGACCCTTGGCCCAGTTGTTTCCGGCGCCGGACTGTCCGAAGACGAAGTTATCCGGGCGGAAAATCTGGCCGTAGGGTCCAGATCTGACGCTGTCCATGGTCCCTGGCTCCAGATCCATGAGCACCGCCCTGGGGACAAATCTCCCGCAACTCGCCTCATTGTAGTACACGTTCACTCGCTCCAGTTGCAACTCATTGTTCCCCTGGTACCTCCCCGTCGAATCAATCCCGTGCTCAGCGCACACCACCTCCCAGAACTTCGCTCCGATCTGGTTCCCGCATTGCCCACCCTGGATATGAAGAATCTCACGCATTTTCGCTGAAAAGACGAGTTCAGAAAACACCAACGAGGAGAAAAGGAGGAGTGAACCGCAGAAAGTGAAGTGAACGTGAACCCTCGTCTGTGCTGAAGAAGAAGACGAATAGCGTTTTATAGGACGGATTCGTAACGCCGTTAAGTGGGCCTTCGCAGTTAACGGGAGAATTGACGAGGCCGTTGGATTTAAGTgggaatttaaaatttgaaaagcgGACTGAAATTTTTGAATCTTCTGAACAAAAGTTCCTCCGTGATCAggcttatttgttctttgtatttaTCACCGTCTGATGGCTTTTGATTCATTTCCATCCGACCACGTGGCGAATTTTTGATTTTGAGATGCTCCTCCCTGCCGTTAATGCATGGAGGAGTGTGCCGGCTCTGACACGCTTCGGTTCGAGACAGTGAGGTTTTAAACAGAAGCGTTACGCTCTCGGTTGGCGCGTGAAATGACGCGCGGTGTGCATGTGGGAGCAAGTGGGGCATTGTTTTGGGTTTTTCGGCTTTGGGCCAGAGTGGCACGTGATTGCGGGCTGCTTCATGTGAGTTGCTCTTCTTTCTTCTAATTCTGTCTACGCTTCTCAGGTAAACATTTATtctcaaattaataaataaaaatatttaaagtggctacaattgaaatataaaacataGATTCACATCTAATTTTTATTGTCTATTTTCCATGTGAGTGCTTCTTCACCTTCAAGGCTTCACTGGTTTGTTTATCTCTAACactaactttattttctttctcgtTTTTAAATTGCTTGCTTTGTGATGAAGCAAATAATCTTTTTCGCTTTCAAGATGCTTTGTGTTATCTATAAATTACCACATTCAACAAAAAATTGCACTTACTTACCAAGTTTGTATTTGATGTATCTAATTGTATCAATCAATCATAGTTTTAATGTACTATCTCTACTCGAATATCACAAAAACTTCTTctgaaattaatattaaaaatcaatgaCTGGTTTCAAAATTCTTATTTCTGTCAAACGTAAACATTGCTTATTTCAGGCTAATTAGGAAGGGGTTTGACTTgataattaattagttatatttaaCTGCTAAagaattaaagataaaacttaaaatttattgcAAGATAACGGTATGATGATTTTATTGTgacctttattattattactataagtGCAAGAGTCAAACCCAAACACATAAGACTCACACCTTTTGTGATCCAAAACCGTCTATTAGATGTAATACTTAAATtcgaaatttgaatttttaacaatttttttagtttgagtTCCTTCTATATTATACGTTTTTCTTTAACCAAGTTGACATTTTTATACaccatttttatataaaagatatatatcattttcagtctaaaactttaaatatttatcgaagaataaataaaatggagATAGtggattttaatttagaaaaagaacaaaGCAAGATTTTGCCATGAGAAGTGGCACTCATGTGTAGAGATTGAGAATTAACACCAATGCATTATTTCAACCAAAATGTACTTTCATGTCTGCTTGTAGGATCACTATACTAAAAAGTTAGATTAACACTTGA is a window from the Vigna unguiculata cultivar IT97K-499-35 chromosome 7, ASM411807v1, whole genome shotgun sequence genome containing:
- the LOC114191038 gene encoding tubulin beta-1 chain, whose protein sequence is MREILHIQGGQCGNQIGAKFWEVVCAEHGIDSTGRYQGNNELQLERVNVYYNEASCGRFVPRAVLMDLEPGTMDSVRSGPYGQIFRPDNFVFGQSGAGNNWAKGHYTEGAELIDSVLDVVRKEAENCDCLQGFQVCHSLGGGTGSGMGTLLISKIREEYPDRMMLTFSVFPSPKVSDTVVEPYNATLSVHQLVENADECMVLDNEALYDICFRTLKLTTPSFGDLNHLISATMSGVTCCLRFPGQLNSDLRKLAVNLIPFPRLHFFMVGFAPLTSRGSQQYRALTVPELTQQMWDAKNMMCAADPRHGRYLTASAMFRGKMSTKEVDEQMINVQNKNSSYFVEWIPNNVKSTVCDIPPTGLKMASTFIGNSTSIQEMFRRVSEQFTAMFRRKAFLHWYTGEGMDEMEFTEAESNMNDLVSEYQQYQDATADDEGDGYEYEDEDEVQEEE